GTCGGGGCGGAGGTCGACGTACGTCATGGGGTCTCCCCGGCTCGGTCGACCCCGAGCCACGAAGACTAGCGATCTCCAGGGCGATCTATCGGGCGGGGGAGACGCATGTCCGCGCTGGTCGTGGGTACCCGGCGCGAGGCCGCCCGCTCCGGCCGCCGGGCGGAGCCGGGCGGGCGGTCGTCGATACTCCTCCACGCACCTCACGGTGCGTGGTCGGGGCCTCCGTGGTCGGCGCGCGCCTGCTTCGACTCCGCCGCCGCGACGCGCTGGCTCAGGCTGCCGGTGCGCAGCCGGCGCTGGTCGCTCAGCTCGTTGCCCCCGGAGCCCGTCCGGCCGGCCAGGTCCGAGGCCTCGCTCTGGCCGCCGGGCGGCAGGTCGCGGGTGTCGTAGCCCGGCTCGGCGCCGGTCCAGTACTGCAGCAGCGCCAGCGGCAGCCGGGTGGCCTCGGAGACCGCCTCCAGGCTGTGCCCGGCGTCGACGGCGTCGAGGACGGCGACGCGGACGCGTCGTTCGTGGTCGAGGAAGGTGACGGCCAGGTGTGCGAGGCGTTCCAGCTCGTCAGGCAGGGTCCCGTCGCGACCGTCCGAGGAGTCGTTCATGACCCTTCATCGTAGTGGCGCTCGACGCCGTCGTCATCACCCTGCAGGCGGGGCCGGCGACGACGCGAGCGCAGGATCGACGGGGCTGGCGACGCATCGATCGGCCGCCACGGGGAACGGGAGGCAGGTACCAGTCCCGGTGCCCCACACCGCTCCACGAGGAGGACCTCCTGTGCGTCCGCGTGCTCGACATCGCCCTGCCGACCGGCCTGGCCAGCGTGTCGACCGCGCGCCGTCTCGTGCGCGAGATCGTGGCGACCTCGGCGAACCCCGAGCTCGCGGACGACGCGGCGCTGCTCACCAGCGAGGTGGTCACCAACGCGCTGCTGCACGGGCGGTCGCCGGTGCGGATCGCGGTCAGCGTGGGGATGGGGGTG
This DNA window, taken from Nocardioides sp. HDW12B, encodes the following:
- a CDS encoding ATP-binding protein, with product MLDIALPTGLASVSTARRLVREIVATSANPELADDAALLTSEVVTNALLHGRSPVRIAVSVGMGVRIEVSDCGPRDLVVREHGALATSGRGLTLLDLLARWGVVQTDTGKAVWFELGETRARPGGAAT